One Candidatus Binatia bacterium DNA window includes the following coding sequences:
- a CDS encoding 2-keto-gluconate dehydrogenase: MSLPSSVPGVLGNTTLERFDALVVGSGAGGSAAAYVLTKAGWNVLVLEAGNNAFPGLDDPRPGNPVPLFSSDELKMGTRLFAGQDPLLEPRTFRSRDTGRALPHPDVNTLARTVGGTAVHADMKYPRFNEVDFRLATALREAGREFPGTNFADWPVSYDELEPFYLEAEVLSGVSGASSGPEADPYASWRSAPYPLPPNAPMYVALVLSEGARRSGFHPFVYPAAVNSRPYDGRPACVNCGLCSGYGCPNNSKGSPAVTTLRKALLTGRCQVRYNAYVRRLLREGAEIRGVEYVDDEGAIRVASADVYLLAASAIESARLCLLSDPGGPGLGNSSGQVGRNLMFHYETFGIGIFRQRFHGERGQAVTHGISDFRGVDFGGRELLEDRPLGGVVEFGTNSEAISAAKDALEALAIARAFRLDVSLKDLLVESPFRARLAAASIKAEDAPQLSNRVDLDPEVRDVYGLPAARVTYGSHPFELEASNFYKPRLIEILRHAGAQFAFIPPPFSPPRTRHVMGTLRMGDDPRASVCDRYGRFHDFGNLTCVDGSVFVTSSGYNPTLTILALALRAASHLVSPGSPERMLSGR, encoded by the coding sequence GTGTCTCTTCCGTCCTCGGTCCCGGGGGTCCTCGGAAATACGACTCTCGAGCGCTTCGACGCGCTCGTCGTGGGAAGCGGCGCAGGAGGGTCGGCGGCCGCGTACGTGCTCACGAAAGCAGGCTGGAACGTGCTCGTGCTCGAGGCCGGAAACAACGCGTTCCCCGGTCTCGACGACCCGAGGCCCGGAAACCCCGTGCCGCTTTTCTCGAGCGACGAGCTCAAGATGGGAACGCGACTCTTCGCCGGGCAGGATCCGCTGCTCGAGCCGCGGACCTTCCGGAGCCGGGATACGGGTCGTGCTCTTCCGCATCCCGACGTGAACACGCTCGCCCGCACCGTGGGCGGCACGGCGGTCCACGCGGACATGAAGTACCCCCGGTTCAACGAGGTGGATTTTCGGTTGGCGACGGCACTCCGCGAGGCAGGAAGGGAGTTTCCGGGAACGAACTTCGCCGACTGGCCCGTCTCCTACGACGAGCTCGAGCCATTCTACCTGGAGGCGGAAGTTCTCTCCGGAGTTTCCGGCGCCTCGTCCGGGCCCGAAGCCGATCCCTACGCTTCCTGGCGTAGCGCGCCTTACCCGCTCCCCCCGAATGCGCCCATGTATGTCGCCCTCGTCCTTTCCGAAGGAGCTCGCCGGTCGGGATTCCATCCTTTCGTGTATCCGGCTGCCGTCAATTCCAGGCCCTACGACGGGAGGCCGGCGTGCGTGAACTGCGGGCTTTGCTCGGGTTACGGGTGTCCCAACAACTCGAAGGGGTCCCCTGCCGTCACCACGCTGCGAAAAGCCCTTCTGACCGGGCGCTGTCAGGTCCGCTACAACGCCTACGTGCGCCGCCTGCTTCGCGAAGGGGCGGAAATCCGGGGTGTCGAGTACGTCGACGACGAAGGTGCTATTCGCGTCGCGAGTGCCGACGTCTACCTGCTCGCGGCGAGCGCCATCGAGAGCGCGCGGCTCTGTCTCCTTTCGGACCCGGGCGGTCCGGGGCTCGGCAACTCGAGCGGGCAGGTGGGCCGCAATCTCATGTTCCACTACGAAACCTTCGGAATCGGGATTTTCCGACAGCGCTTCCACGGGGAGCGAGGTCAGGCGGTGACCCATGGGATCAGCGATTTCCGCGGCGTGGACTTCGGCGGGCGCGAGCTCCTCGAGGACCGCCCCCTGGGCGGTGTCGTGGAGTTCGGGACGAACTCGGAAGCCATCTCCGCGGCCAAAGACGCCCTCGAAGCCCTGGCCATCGCCCGCGCGTTCCGCCTCGACGTCTCCCTGAAAGACCTTCTCGTCGAAAGCCCCTTCCGGGCCCGCCTCGCGGCCGCGAGCATCAAGGCCGAAGACGCGCCACAGCTTTCCAACCGCGTGGACCTCGACCCGGAGGTGCGGGACGTCTACGGGCTGCCGGCAGCGCGGGTCACGTACGGGAGCCACCCCTTCGAGCTCGAAGCTTCGAATTTCTACAAGCCCCGGCTGATCGAGATCCTGCGGCACGCGGGCGCACAGTTCGCGTTCATCCCGCCGCCGTTCTCGCCGCCGCGCACGCGCCACGTCATGGGCACGCTTCGCATGGGCGACGATCCGCGGGCCTCCGTCTGCGACCGGTACGGGAGGTTCCACGACTTCGGGAACCTCACCTGCGTGGACGGCAGCGTGTTCGTGACGAGTTCGGGTTACAACCCGACGCTCACGATCCTGGCCCTGGCTCTGAGGGCGGCGAGCCACCTGGTCTCGCCCGGCTCGCCCGAGCGGATGCTCTCGGGGCGTTGA
- a CDS encoding 3-hydroxyacyl-CoA dehydrogenase: MLLDGKVAIVTGAGRGIGRGIALALAREGAKVVVNDVGCEVDGRGTAKDPAAQVVKEIEALGGQAVPNYDSVADFQAAASIVRTAIDAFGRLDILVNNAGIVRDRTIAKMTEEEFDAVIAVHLKGTFNCGRHAIPIMREQGYGRIINITSSAGLRGNFGQSNYGAAKAGIMGLTLVWAIELAKYGITVNAMAPAGMTRMTGTIPGLEGKEPPPEMNPELNGPLVAYLASEKAAHVNGQVFGRRGYGFTLFQLPRPIAMMYKPGGLSASEIAENFDAVFGEHLQPIGIPQTRRPS; this comes from the coding sequence ATGCTGCTCGACGGAAAAGTCGCCATCGTAACCGGTGCGGGTCGGGGGATCGGACGCGGCATCGCTCTGGCGCTGGCTCGCGAAGGGGCGAAGGTCGTGGTGAACGACGTAGGCTGCGAGGTGGACGGACGCGGGACGGCGAAAGATCCGGCGGCGCAGGTCGTCAAGGAAATCGAGGCTCTCGGCGGCCAGGCCGTTCCGAACTACGACAGCGTGGCCGATTTCCAGGCCGCGGCCTCGATCGTACGGACGGCGATCGACGCGTTCGGAAGGCTCGACATTCTCGTGAACAACGCCGGCATCGTCCGCGACCGGACCATCGCCAAGATGACGGAGGAGGAATTCGACGCGGTGATCGCGGTGCACCTGAAGGGAACGTTCAACTGCGGGCGGCACGCCATACCGATCATGAGGGAGCAAGGCTACGGGCGGATCATCAACATTACCTCGAGCGCCGGACTCCGCGGAAACTTCGGACAGAGCAACTACGGGGCGGCCAAAGCGGGGATCATGGGGCTCACGCTGGTCTGGGCGATCGAACTCGCGAAGTACGGCATCACCGTGAACGCGATGGCCCCCGCCGGGATGACGAGAATGACCGGGACGATCCCCGGTCTCGAGGGGAAAGAACCGCCTCCGGAAATGAACCCCGAGCTCAACGGCCCTCTCGTGGCTTATCTGGCCTCGGAGAAGGCGGCGCACGTGAACGGGCAAGTGTTCGGCCGGCGTGGCTACGGCTTCACGCTTTTCCAGCTCCCGCGGCCGATCGCGATGATGTACAAGCCGGGCGGACTCTCGGCCTCCGAGATCGCGGAAAACTTCGACGCCGTGTTCGGGGAGCACCTGCAGCCGATCGGGATTCCCCAGACACGCCGGCCGAGCTGA
- a CDS encoding thiolase produces MNPRELRGKVAVVGVAESDELGRLPHKSALALHMEASRNALEDAGLRPSDVDAVFTSGRNMANDVPEYLGIRPRFVDGTQIGGASFLLHVEHAATAIASGLCEVALISHGESGYSRVGMPSVRWGPDSVNLQFEQPYGVGGPPTRYGFVATRHMHEFGTTKEQMAEVAVATRKWASLNPKAFLRDPITVEDVLNSRPICWPFNLLDCCLVTDGGGAVVLTSAERAKDLPKQPVYVLGTGTCVTHQMISQMPSYSEWEAARVAGELAFARAGVKQRDIDVAEIYDAFTIVPILALEALGFCKKGEGGPFVSGQRTAPGGDFPMNTNGGGLSYTHTGMYGIFLLIEAVRQLRGECGSRQVAGARTALCHGLGGIFSSAATVILSTEPSP; encoded by the coding sequence ATGAACCCGCGCGAACTGAGGGGAAAGGTAGCGGTCGTCGGGGTCGCCGAATCGGACGAGCTGGGCCGCCTTCCCCACAAGTCGGCCCTGGCCCTTCACATGGAAGCGTCGCGCAACGCGCTCGAAGACGCCGGGCTCCGGCCTTCGGACGTGGACGCCGTGTTCACCTCGGGGCGCAACATGGCGAACGACGTCCCCGAGTACCTGGGAATTCGTCCCCGGTTCGTCGACGGAACGCAAATCGGCGGTGCCTCTTTTCTGCTCCACGTCGAGCACGCGGCCACGGCCATCGCGTCCGGTCTCTGCGAGGTCGCGCTCATCTCCCACGGCGAGAGCGGTTACTCCCGCGTGGGGATGCCCTCGGTCCGCTGGGGCCCCGACTCGGTCAACCTGCAGTTCGAACAACCTTACGGCGTGGGCGGCCCTCCGACCCGGTACGGCTTCGTGGCCACGAGGCACATGCACGAGTTCGGGACGACGAAGGAACAAATGGCGGAAGTCGCGGTCGCGACCCGGAAGTGGGCGAGTCTGAATCCGAAAGCCTTCCTCCGCGACCCGATCACGGTCGAAGACGTCCTGAACTCCCGCCCGATCTGCTGGCCCTTCAACCTGCTCGACTGCTGCCTCGTGACCGACGGCGGCGGCGCCGTCGTCCTCACGTCGGCCGAGCGAGCGAAGGACCTGCCGAAACAACCGGTCTACGTCCTCGGGACCGGAACCTGCGTCACCCACCAGATGATCAGCCAGATGCCGTCGTACTCGGAGTGGGAAGCCGCACGGGTCGCGGGCGAGCTGGCCTTCGCGAGGGCGGGCGTGAAGCAGCGCGACATCGACGTCGCCGAGATCTACGACGCCTTCACCATCGTACCGATTCTCGCGCTCGAGGCCCTCGGCTTCTGCAAGAAGGGAGAGGGCGGCCCCTTCGTGAGCGGCCAGCGAACGGCCCCCGGAGGGGACTTCCCCATGAACACGAACGGGGGAGGACTCTCCTACACGCACACGGGCATGTACGGAATCTTCCTTTTGATCGAAGCGGTCCGCCAGCTCCGCGGAGAGTGCGGCTCGCGTCAGGTCGCGGGCGCCCGAACGGCGCTCTGCCACGGTCTCGGCGGCATCTTCAGCAGCGCCGCCACCGTGATCCTCTCGACCGAACCGAGCCCGTGA
- the mobA gene encoding putative molybdenum cofactor guanylyltransferase gives MPDSPLTERATGVILAGGKNSRMGGREKAFLRVEGRTILERTVELLRRAFPDVLVVANAPEKYAAFGVRVVRDEIPGAGPLGGIHAALGAVATPYVFAVACDMPYLRLEPIAHLLGYLRDQEAVIPEWEGDIEPLHAFYATRIRVRIEGAIARGVRSIRDFLPAISVTYVSESEMRSVEGAAESFCNVNTPEDAARFRVVAEHPSC, from the coding sequence ATGCCGGATTCTCCGCTGACCGAGCGCGCGACGGGCGTGATCCTTGCCGGTGGTAAGAACTCGCGGATGGGAGGGCGCGAGAAAGCCTTTTTGCGCGTCGAGGGGCGGACGATCCTCGAACGGACCGTCGAGCTTTTACGCAGGGCGTTTCCCGACGTCCTGGTCGTCGCCAACGCCCCGGAGAAGTACGCGGCCTTCGGGGTTCGCGTGGTTCGCGACGAGATTCCCGGGGCAGGGCCGCTCGGCGGGATCCACGCGGCACTGGGCGCCGTCGCCACGCCTTACGTGTTCGCCGTGGCGTGCGACATGCCCTACCTCCGTCTCGAGCCGATCGCGCATCTCCTCGGCTACCTCCGGGACCAGGAGGCCGTCATCCCCGAGTGGGAAGGGGACATCGAACCCCTGCACGCGTTTTATGCGACCCGGATCCGGGTTCGCATCGAAGGGGCCATCGCGCGGGGGGTTCGGTCCATCCGGGATTTCTTGCCCGCGATCTCCGTCACCTACGTCTCGGAGTCCGAGATGCGGTCCGTCGAGGGGGCAGCGGAGTCGTTCTGCAACGTGAACACCCCGGAGGATGCGGCCAGGTTCCGCGTCGTGGCGGAACATCCGTCCTGTTGA
- a CDS encoding acyl-CoA synthetase, whose product MTVGDVIRRNARDPEIRNRPFLLFGDLEITHEEYYRESCRYARLFLSLRVPEEPFHVAVLLDNIPEFLFALGGAALAGAVLVGINNTQRGEHLLRDIHHADCQVLLLEPSGTELLVPVRGRLRIPEERILVVTRWQGTSFPFGRALEPLLETVPPEDPGVQVDEAAPLCLVFTSGTTGAPKAVVTSHRRMISTGEYVGNLMGVGREDVGYLAMPLFHANSQQCGFMPALLRGARVGMIRKFSKSQWLSDVRRYGVTYFNYTGKPLAYILTTPRRPDDRENPLRVAYGNEGSKKITDEFAERFGCTVLDGFGASEGGFGFVRRPEDPPGSVGKPPPEIKVLDETGKECPPARFDAEGRILNPDEAIGEIVNTAGIGKFEGYYKNEEATRQRTRGGMYWSGDFGYKDERGYLYFTGRDASWLRVDGENFLARPVEEILQRHPSVYLCCVYGVPDAQAGDRVMATLVLADDAHFDGEEFLRFLRSQPDLSPKWIPTYLRIARDVPRTATNKPLVRELRREKFRLEVVRDPIYWHERADEPYRPFGPDDYERLKAEFRKHGREHLLDL is encoded by the coding sequence ATGACCGTGGGCGATGTCATCCGGCGAAACGCCCGGGACCCGGAGATTCGAAACCGCCCGTTCCTCCTTTTCGGCGACCTCGAGATAACCCACGAGGAATACTACCGCGAGTCCTGCCGCTACGCCCGTCTCTTCCTCTCGCTTCGCGTTCCCGAGGAACCCTTCCACGTGGCCGTTCTTCTCGACAACATCCCCGAGTTTCTCTTCGCCCTCGGCGGTGCGGCGCTCGCGGGCGCGGTTCTCGTCGGGATCAACAACACGCAGCGCGGGGAGCACCTCCTGCGTGACATCCATCATGCGGACTGCCAGGTCCTGCTCCTCGAGCCCTCGGGTACGGAACTTCTCGTGCCGGTCCGCGGGCGGCTGCGAATACCGGAGGAGCGCATCCTCGTCGTCACGCGATGGCAGGGAACTTCGTTCCCGTTCGGGCGAGCGCTCGAGCCCCTCCTCGAAACCGTTCCACCCGAGGATCCCGGCGTCCAAGTGGACGAGGCGGCCCCCCTCTGTCTCGTTTTCACCTCGGGCACGACGGGCGCGCCCAAGGCCGTCGTCACGTCGCACCGCCGGATGATTTCGACGGGCGAGTACGTGGGCAACCTGATGGGCGTGGGGAGAGAGGACGTCGGCTATCTCGCCATGCCGCTGTTTCACGCGAACTCGCAGCAGTGCGGCTTCATGCCCGCTCTTTTGCGGGGTGCCCGCGTGGGCATGATCCGGAAGTTCTCGAAGTCGCAGTGGCTCTCGGACGTGCGCCGGTACGGGGTCACGTACTTCAACTACACCGGAAAACCGCTGGCCTACATCCTCACCACGCCCCGCCGGCCGGACGACCGCGAGAACCCCTTGCGCGTGGCCTATGGGAACGAAGGCTCGAAGAAGATCACGGACGAGTTCGCCGAGAGGTTCGGCTGCACGGTCCTCGACGGTTTCGGGGCGAGCGAAGGCGGATTCGGTTTCGTCCGCCGGCCGGAAGATCCTCCGGGAAGCGTGGGGAAACCGCCGCCGGAAATCAAGGTTCTCGACGAGACCGGGAAAGAGTGCCCACCGGCCCGCTTCGACGCGGAGGGCCGAATCCTGAATCCGGACGAGGCGATCGGGGAAATCGTCAACACGGCCGGGATCGGAAAATTCGAGGGATACTACAAGAACGAAGAAGCCACGAGGCAGCGCACCCGTGGCGGCATGTACTGGAGCGGAGACTTCGGCTACAAGGACGAACGGGGGTACCTCTACTTCACGGGCCGGGACGCGAGCTGGCTTCGGGTCGACGGGGAGAACTTCCTCGCCAGGCCCGTCGAGGAGATCCTGCAGCGTCACCCCTCCGTCTACCTCTGTTGCGTCTACGGCGTGCCCGACGCGCAGGCCGGTGACCGGGTCATGGCGACTCTCGTCCTCGCCGACGACGCGCACTTCGACGGGGAGGAATTCCTGCGCTTTCTGCGCTCGCAGCCCGATCTTTCTCCGAAGTGGATCCCGACCTATCTCCGGATCGCGCGCGACGTTCCGAGGACGGCCACGAACAAGCCCCTCGTCCGCGAACTCCGCCGCGAGAAGTTCCGCCTCGAGGTCGTTCGGGACCCGATCTACTGGCACGAGCGGGCGGACGAACCCTACCGTCCTTTCGGCCCGGACGACTACGAGCGGCTGAAGGCCGAGTTCCGCAAGCACGGCCGCGAACACCTGCTCGACCTCTGA
- the hpnI gene encoding ceramide glucosyltransferase: MIEFDGSSLLRSLVWLGMGVSAWFWLMSLYGARDFFRRRKEREAEWCPPVTVLKPLKGVDPELRENLESFFLQDYPAFQIVFGVADAADPAVAIVRELLSRYPGVDAELVVDPRLHGTNFKVSNLINMVPHVRHPVVALSDSDIRVPRDYLRRLVRPLEDRRVGLVSCLYRARPLGGTPSLLEALFINTDFCPQVLVARKVERPTYAFGASMALRRSTLEEVGGFEALADVLADDYELGNRVASRGYDLELADCLVETVIQARSWKKLYDHQMRWARTYRTCRPKGYFGTILTHGTLWSLSNLLLPGTGGFGWIVSGTCLALRAWTAKVLAERYLGWKMGLRELVWLFPKDLFLSAIWVGSFFGRTVRWSGHRFRVLRSGRMVWLGPEEELAPRTLYPEGLRP, translated from the coding sequence ATGATCGAGTTCGACGGTTCGTCTCTTCTCCGGAGCCTCGTTTGGCTCGGGATGGGTGTTTCGGCCTGGTTCTGGCTCATGTCGCTCTACGGAGCGCGGGATTTCTTCCGCCGCCGGAAGGAACGCGAGGCGGAGTGGTGCCCTCCGGTCACGGTTCTCAAGCCTCTCAAGGGAGTCGACCCCGAGCTCCGGGAGAACCTCGAAAGTTTTTTTCTCCAGGACTACCCTGCCTTCCAGATCGTCTTCGGGGTCGCCGACGCGGCCGACCCTGCGGTGGCCATCGTCCGGGAGCTTCTTTCCCGCTACCCCGGGGTCGACGCCGAGCTCGTCGTCGACCCGCGACTGCACGGTACGAACTTCAAGGTGTCGAACCTGATCAACATGGTCCCGCACGTTCGCCATCCGGTCGTGGCTCTTTCCGACAGCGATATCCGCGTACCGCGCGACTACCTCCGGAGGCTCGTCCGCCCGCTCGAGGATCGGAGGGTGGGGCTCGTGAGTTGCCTCTACCGGGCGCGGCCCCTGGGGGGCACGCCGAGCCTGCTCGAGGCCCTTTTCATCAACACCGATTTCTGTCCCCAGGTTCTCGTGGCGCGCAAAGTGGAACGTCCGACTTACGCCTTCGGGGCGAGCATGGCTTTGCGGAGGTCCACGCTCGAGGAAGTCGGGGGCTTCGAGGCTCTCGCGGACGTCCTGGCCGACGACTACGAACTGGGCAATCGGGTCGCGAGCCGAGGCTACGATCTCGAGCTCGCGGACTGTCTCGTCGAGACGGTCATCCAGGCCAGGAGCTGGAAAAAACTTTACGACCACCAGATGCGCTGGGCCAGGACGTACCGGACCTGCCGCCCGAAAGGGTACTTCGGGACGATCCTCACCCACGGCACTCTCTGGTCGCTCTCGAACCTTCTTCTGCCCGGTACCGGCGGCTTCGGCTGGATCGTGTCCGGTACCTGCCTCGCACTCCGCGCGTGGACGGCGAAAGTTCTCGCGGAGCGCTATCTCGGCTGGAAAATGGGTCTACGAGAGCTCGTGTGGCTCTTCCCCAAGGACCTGTTCCTTTCGGCCATCTGGGTGGGAAGCTTCTTCGGGCGCACCGTCCGGTGGAGCGGCCACCGCTTTCGCGTCCTACGGTCGGGACGCATGGTCTGGCTCGGACCGGAAGAGGAGCTCGCTCCTCGAACCCTGTATCCGGAGGGGCTCCGGCCCTAG
- the rnhA gene encoding ribonuclease H — METRVPVDATIVTDGSCLGNPGPGGWAYSIRYRDGRVVKGSGSDPETTNNRMELTALLRALERLEPETRYVQVVTDSQWLAFCASGKWKRRANLDLWKRFEELARGKKIDWIWQERNVTEDMRDVDERARGEAQRRKKPAAS; from the coding sequence ATGGAGACCCGCGTTCCCGTGGACGCCACGATCGTGACGGACGGTTCGTGCCTCGGGAATCCCGGTCCCGGGGGGTGGGCTTATTCGATCCGATATCGGGACGGCCGAGTGGTGAAGGGTTCCGGCTCGGACCCGGAAACGACGAACAACCGGATGGAGCTCACCGCGCTCTTGCGGGCGCTCGAGCGGCTCGAGCCCGAGACCCGGTATGTCCAGGTCGTCACCGATTCCCAATGGCTCGCGTTTTGCGCGAGCGGAAAGTGGAAACGGCGGGCGAACCTCGACCTCTGGAAGCGATTCGAAGAACTCGCTCGAGGGAAAAAAATCGACTGGATCTGGCAGGAACGAAACGTGACCGAGGACATGCGAGACGTCGACGAGCGCGCCAGAGGCGAGGCGCAGCGAAGGAAGAAGCCGGCCGCGAGCTGA
- a CDS encoding acyl-CoA dehydrogenase, with protein MDLTPHPRIEELRREFRTWLRSNLPPREGWERLRHRPGADPERLDFLRAWQRRLAEARWVAVHWPVEYGGRGGSLLEHLVVQEELLRAEAPPLVNGPSLAIFGPTLLACGTPEQKRRFLPPLVRAEEIWCLGFSEPDAGSDLASLRTRAVREGDFWVVDGQKVWSTYANQADWCFLLVRTDPEAPKHRGISCLLVPMRTPGITVRPLREITGDTDFNEVFFDRVRVPAENVVGEVHRGWQVVLTALGHERGTLVVVEHVRYRRALDRLESFVAATRRRSDPRIRQALAQFEIEVKLVELRALRVLGDLERARPPTDVSVLKLFASEMVQRLQDFALTLQGPYAQLWRGTPRAIDDGDTQYQWLMARASTIASGTSEVQRNIIAERLLGLPRGG; from the coding sequence ATGGACCTCACGCCACATCCTCGCATCGAGGAGCTACGCCGCGAATTCCGGACCTGGCTTCGATCGAACCTGCCACCGCGCGAGGGCTGGGAGAGGCTTCGCCACCGTCCGGGAGCCGATCCCGAACGACTCGATTTCCTCCGAGCCTGGCAACGCCGACTGGCGGAAGCGCGCTGGGTGGCCGTTCACTGGCCCGTCGAATACGGTGGCCGCGGAGGCTCCCTTCTCGAGCACCTCGTCGTGCAGGAAGAGCTGCTGCGCGCCGAAGCTCCGCCGCTCGTGAACGGCCCTTCCCTCGCGATTTTCGGCCCCACACTGCTCGCCTGCGGCACGCCCGAGCAAAAACGACGTTTCCTACCACCGCTCGTGAGGGCCGAGGAAATCTGGTGTCTCGGATTCTCCGAGCCCGACGCCGGCTCGGACCTGGCTTCCCTCAGGACGCGAGCGGTGCGGGAAGGAGACTTCTGGGTCGTCGACGGACAGAAGGTCTGGTCCACGTACGCGAATCAGGCCGACTGGTGCTTTTTGCTCGTGCGTACGGACCCCGAGGCTCCCAAGCACAGGGGCATTTCCTGCCTTCTCGTCCCCATGCGGACGCCGGGGATCACGGTGCGACCGCTCCGGGAAATCACGGGCGACACCGACTTCAACGAAGTCTTCTTCGACCGCGTGCGCGTTCCGGCGGAAAACGTGGTCGGCGAGGTCCACCGGGGCTGGCAGGTCGTACTCACGGCGCTCGGGCACGAGCGAGGCACGCTGGTCGTCGTCGAACACGTGCGCTACCGTCGCGCGCTGGACCGCCTCGAAAGCTTCGTCGCGGCCACCCGGCGGCGGTCCGACCCCCGAATTCGGCAAGCTCTCGCGCAGTTCGAAATCGAGGTGAAGCTCGTCGAGCTCCGGGCGCTGCGCGTGCTCGGGGACCTCGAGCGGGCGCGCCCGCCTACGGACGTGTCGGTCCTCAAACTTTTCGCGAGCGAAATGGTGCAGAGGCTCCAGGACTTCGCCCTGACGCTGCAGGGACCCTACGCGCAGCTCTGGCGAGGCACGCCCCGCGCCATCGACGACGGTGACACGCAGTACCAGTGGCTCATGGCCCGAGCCTCCACGATTGCTTCGGGCACCTCCGAGGTCCAGCGCAACATCATCGCGGAGCGTCTTCTCGGCCTGCCGAGGGGCGGCTAG
- a CDS encoding oxidoreductase — translation MDYTGRVAIVTGASSGIGRQVAVDLAARGVRTVLVARRKDKLEEVLATVRPRSPESFFVVADVAERDTPARVVRETHERFGRIDILVNNAGISKRKHILRLTMEEIEHVMRVNFFAAAAFTLEVLPIMRARGEGYIVNVSSMVGRFGNPRESAYCASKFAMTGFAEAAYFDLEPYGIHVGFVNTGPIDTEIWSHDEEPTYRGKLYPPSVVSAAVFRCIEGRKPEVTAPPLYRLPILLHVLAPSLMRFGMKRTVGGGPLPEPAATKP, via the coding sequence ATGGACTACACGGGGCGGGTCGCGATCGTGACGGGTGCGTCCTCGGGGATCGGGCGGCAGGTCGCCGTCGATCTGGCCGCCCGAGGCGTTCGCACGGTTCTCGTCGCGAGGAGAAAAGACAAACTCGAAGAAGTCCTGGCCACCGTCCGGCCCCGCAGCCCGGAGTCCTTTTTCGTGGTGGCCGACGTCGCCGAGCGCGACACGCCGGCCCGCGTGGTCCGGGAAACCCACGAGCGTTTCGGGCGTATCGACATCCTCGTCAACAACGCGGGCATCTCGAAGCGCAAGCACATTCTCCGGCTCACGATGGAGGAAATCGAACACGTGATGCGGGTCAATTTTTTCGCGGCCGCCGCCTTCACGCTCGAGGTCCTGCCGATCATGCGCGCCCGGGGCGAAGGCTACATCGTGAACGTTTCCTCGATGGTCGGGCGTTTCGGCAACCCGCGCGAAAGCGCCTACTGCGCCTCGAAATTCGCCATGACGGGCTTCGCCGAAGCCGCCTATTTCGACCTCGAGCCCTACGGGATCCACGTCGGTTTCGTCAATACGGGCCCCATCGACACCGAGATCTGGAGCCACGACGAGGAACCCACCTACCGCGGCAAACTCTACCCCCCGAGCGTCGTGTCCGCGGCCGTGTTTCGGTGCATCGAAGGGAGGAAGCCGGAGGTGACGGCGCCTCCCCTCTACCGACTTCCCATCCTCCTCCACGTGCTCGCGCCGTCGCTGATGCGCTTCGGAATGAAACGAACCGTAGGAGGCGGTCCCCTGCCCGAGCCCGCGGCGACGAAACCCTAG
- a CDS encoding isochorismatase has protein sequence MSDELSLDRGRTAVLVIECQNDLIHESHLGEKGVSGGLARAVAERGVLGRIAEVLSAARAAGIPVLYANKETKPGIPPGRAPIHRLARNRPILLEGSWGAQVHEAIAPQEGDLVLRRFLGIDPSADSELFGTLGLLRRDTVIVMGVSTNFAVEGTVRGAVNLGLSVLVPEDCCASVPWEMHRFSVERILPLLATVTSSSKIVAALARA, from the coding sequence ATGAGCGACGAGCTTTCGCTCGACCGCGGTCGTACGGCCGTCCTCGTGATCGAGTGCCAGAACGACCTGATCCACGAGTCGCACCTGGGAGAAAAAGGCGTTTCCGGGGGACTGGCGCGCGCGGTGGCGGAGCGCGGGGTTCTCGGCCGGATCGCGGAGGTGCTTTCTGCGGCTCGCGCGGCCGGTATACCGGTGCTCTACGCGAACAAGGAGACGAAGCCGGGCATCCCGCCGGGCCGGGCGCCGATCCACCGGCTCGCACGAAACCGGCCCATTCTACTCGAAGGAAGCTGGGGAGCGCAGGTCCACGAGGCCATCGCCCCGCAGGAGGGCGATCTCGTCTTGCGTCGCTTTCTGGGAATCGATCCCTCGGCGGACTCGGAGCTTTTCGGGACGCTGGGGCTCTTGCGTCGGGACACGGTGATCGTGATGGGTGTCTCCACGAACTTCGCCGTGGAAGGCACGGTGAGGGGCGCGGTCAATCTGGGCCTGAGCGTCCTCGTGCCGGAAGACTGCTGCGCCAGCGTCCCGTGGGAAATGCACCGTTTTTCCGTCGAGAGAATCCTGCCGCTTCTCGCCACGGTGACGTCGTCGTCGAAGATCGTGGCCGCCTTGGCGCGGGCCTGA